Proteins co-encoded in one Acidobacteriota bacterium genomic window:
- the treS gene encoding maltose alpha-D-glucosyltransferase, translated as MTDPAFADDPLWYKDAVVYETHVRAFFDSNNDGIGDFPGLTEKLDYLRDLGVNAIWLLPFYPSPLRDDGYDIAKYEGIHPSYGALGDFKKFLREAHARGLRVITELVINHTSDQHPWFQAARRAPKGSPKRDFYVWSETKQKYEGVRIIFTDTEKSNWTWDDTAGAYYWHRFFHHQPDLNFDNPQVLRAVLRVMRFWFDMGVDGMRLDAIPYLIEREGTICENLPDTHSVLKQIRRGLDTRFRGRFLLAEANQWPADVAEYFGQGDECHMAFHFPLMPRMFMALRQEDRHPITEILRQTPDIPDTCQWALFLRNHDELTLEMVTDEERDYLYQAYAADPQMRINVGIRRRLAPLLENSRRRMELLNSLLFSFPGTPVLYYGDEIGMGDNVYLGDRNGVRTPMQWTGDRNAGFSKADPARLYAPVIMDSVYGYQAINVEAQERSPYSLLNWMRRMIALRRQNRVLGRGSIEFLRPANRKILAYLRRHAGDVVLCVANLARTIQPVELDLSEFKGFTPIEMIGQTEFPRIADEPYMLTLGTYAFYWFKLQLNPMPVAARVAAQEPEVREQAAPLFMGAAWDTLLEGNVRGLIERDLLADFLRRQRWFGGKARELRRVRFADWGLVRRTPSPLFVTIVEAEYGDLGRERYLLPITMSSGADAAAIERHHPQAVIGHVSGARKGLIHDAAVAAASGHALFEAIAREETLALRGGVLRGRATAMLPELRGPAALEAAPATTEQSNSMIAFGDRLLLKLFRRVEEGPNPDVEITQYLTERTGFTRAPRLGGVIDYEARGGKTGSFAMLQSRIASQSDGWGHAISEMGRYYERVSVAGGPSADTAAAAALPWTQLVRTPIPREALDLVGAYLENASTLGRRSAELHAALAGAEGDEAFAPEPLTEEDRRALAACMVEEADRTLDAVPPQLPKLSPETAAGARELIVLRERITRTFGAIAHTAAPVSKIRVHGDYHLGQVLWAENDYYIIDFEGEPARSLAERRAKQLALKDVAGMLRSFGYAAYAGLGAYAATRPDEADRMEPWARAWQAWTSAAFLRTYLDTAAAAAFLPSSPEDTERLLDAFVLDKALYELRYELNNRPDWVHIPLWSILRFLRGGA; from the coding sequence ATGACGGATCCGGCTTTCGCGGACGATCCGCTCTGGTACAAGGACGCCGTCGTGTACGAGACGCACGTCCGGGCGTTCTTCGACAGCAACAACGACGGCATCGGCGACTTCCCGGGCCTGACCGAGAAGCTCGATTACCTGCGCGACCTCGGCGTCAACGCGATCTGGCTCCTGCCCTTCTATCCCTCGCCGCTGCGCGACGACGGGTACGACATCGCGAAGTACGAGGGCATCCATCCGTCCTACGGAGCGCTCGGCGACTTCAAGAAGTTCCTGCGCGAGGCGCACGCGCGCGGCCTGCGCGTGATCACCGAGCTGGTCATCAACCACACGTCCGACCAGCACCCGTGGTTCCAGGCTGCGCGCCGCGCGCCGAAGGGGTCACCGAAGCGCGATTTCTACGTGTGGAGCGAGACGAAGCAGAAGTACGAAGGCGTCCGGATCATCTTCACCGACACCGAGAAGTCGAACTGGACCTGGGACGACACGGCAGGCGCGTACTACTGGCACCGGTTCTTCCACCACCAGCCGGATCTGAATTTCGACAACCCGCAGGTGCTGCGCGCGGTGCTGCGCGTGATGCGGTTCTGGTTCGACATGGGCGTCGACGGCATGCGGCTGGACGCCATTCCCTACCTCATCGAGCGCGAAGGCACGATCTGCGAGAACCTGCCGGACACACACTCCGTGCTCAAGCAGATCCGCCGCGGCCTCGACACACGCTTCCGCGGGCGCTTCCTGCTTGCGGAAGCCAACCAGTGGCCTGCCGACGTCGCCGAGTACTTCGGCCAGGGGGACGAGTGCCACATGGCATTCCATTTCCCGCTCATGCCGCGGATGTTCATGGCGCTCCGGCAGGAGGATCGCCATCCGATCACCGAGATCCTGCGCCAGACGCCCGACATCCCCGACACGTGCCAGTGGGCGCTTTTTCTCCGCAACCACGACGAGCTGACGCTGGAGATGGTCACCGACGAGGAACGCGACTACCTGTACCAGGCGTACGCCGCCGATCCGCAGATGCGGATCAACGTCGGCATCCGCCGGCGGCTCGCGCCGCTCCTCGAGAACAGCCGGCGCCGCATGGAGCTGCTCAACAGCCTCCTGTTCTCGTTCCCCGGCACGCCGGTGCTCTATTACGGCGACGAGATCGGCATGGGCGACAACGTGTACCTGGGCGATCGCAACGGCGTGCGCACCCCGATGCAGTGGACCGGCGATCGCAACGCCGGGTTCTCGAAGGCGGACCCGGCGCGCCTCTACGCGCCCGTGATCATGGACTCGGTGTACGGCTACCAGGCGATCAACGTCGAGGCGCAGGAACGATCCCCCTATTCGCTGCTCAACTGGATGCGCCGCATGATCGCGCTCAGGCGCCAGAACCGCGTGCTCGGGCGCGGCAGCATCGAGTTCCTCCGGCCCGCCAACCGCAAGATCCTCGCGTACCTGCGCCGGCACGCGGGCGACGTCGTGCTCTGCGTCGCCAACCTGGCACGCACGATCCAGCCGGTGGAGCTGGACCTCTCCGAGTTCAAGGGCTTCACGCCCATCGAGATGATCGGGCAGACCGAGTTCCCCCGCATCGCCGACGAGCCGTACATGTTGACGCTCGGAACGTACGCGTTCTACTGGTTCAAGCTCCAGCTCAATCCGATGCCGGTCGCGGCGCGGGTCGCCGCGCAGGAGCCCGAGGTTCGCGAACAGGCGGCGCCGCTCTTCATGGGGGCCGCGTGGGACACCTTGCTCGAAGGGAACGTGCGCGGCCTCATCGAGCGCGACCTGCTGGCGGACTTCCTGCGGCGCCAGCGCTGGTTCGGCGGAAAGGCGCGCGAGCTGCGGCGGGTGCGGTTCGCGGACTGGGGGCTCGTGCGCCGCACGCCGTCTCCGCTCTTCGTCACGATCGTCGAAGCCGAGTACGGCGACCTCGGCCGCGAGCGCTACCTCCTGCCGATCACGATGAGCAGCGGGGCGGATGCGGCAGCCATCGAGCGCCACCACCCGCAGGCCGTCATCGGACATGTGAGCGGCGCGCGGAAAGGCCTCATCCACGATGCCGCCGTCGCAGCGGCGTCGGGGCATGCGCTGTTCGAGGCGATCGCGCGGGAGGAAACGCTGGCGCTCCGCGGGGGCGTGCTGCGCGGCCGGGCGACCGCCATGCTTCCCGAGCTTCGCGGCCCGGCGGCGCTCGAGGCCGCTCCGGCGACCACCGAGCAGAGCAACTCGATGATCGCGTTCGGCGATCGCCTGCTGCTGAAGCTGTTCCGGCGCGTCGAGGAGGGACCGAACCCCGACGTGGAGATCACGCAGTACCTGACCGAGCGCACCGGCTTCACACGCGCGCCGCGCCTGGGCGGTGTGATTGACTACGAGGCCCGCGGCGGAAAGACGGGCAGCTTCGCGATGCTGCAGTCGCGCATTGCCAGCCAGAGCGACGGATGGGGACATGCGATCAGCGAGATGGGCCGCTACTACGAGCGCGTGTCGGTGGCGGGCGGTCCCTCCGCTGACACGGCAGCCGCCGCTGCGCTCCCCTGGACCCAGCTCGTTCGCACGCCGATTCCCCGCGAGGCCCTCGACCTGGTCGGCGCGTACCTGGAGAACGCATCCACGCTGGGCAGGCGGAGCGCCGAATTGCACGCGGCGCTTGCCGGCGCGGAAGGAGACGAGGCGTTCGCGCCCGAGCCGCTGACGGAAGAAGACCGCCGCGCGCTCGCCGCCTGCATGGTGGAAGAGGCGGACCGCACGCTCGACGCGGTGCCGCCGCAGTTGCCGAAGCTGTCGCCCGAGACCGCGGCCGGCGCACGCGAGCTCATCGTGCTCCGCGAGCGGATCACCCGGACGTTCGGCGCGATCGCGCACACGGCGGCCCCCGTGTCGAAGATCCGCGTCCACGGCGACTACCACCTCGGCCAGGTGCTCTGGGCGGAGAACGACTACTACATCATTGATTTCGAGGGCGAGCCGGCCAGGAGCCTCGCGGAACGGCGCGCGAAGCAGCTCGCGCTCAAGGATGTCGCCGGCATGCTTCGATCGTTCGGCTACGCCGCGTACGCGGGGCTGGGCGCATACGCCGCCACGCGCCCGGACGAGGCGGACCGGATGGAGCCGTGGGCCCGTGCATGGCAGGCGTGGACCTCGGCGGCGTTCCTGCGCACCTATCTCGACACGGCGGCCGCCGCCGCGTTCCTGCCGTCCAGCCCCGAGGACACCGAGCGCCTGCTCGACGCGTTCGTGCTCGACAAGGCGCTGTACGAGCTGCGCTACGAGCTGAACAATCGTCCAGACTGGGTCCACATCCCCCTTTGGAGCATCCTGAGATTTCTCCGGGGAGGGGCATGA